The following are encoded together in the Kribbella sp. CA-293567 genome:
- a CDS encoding MMPL family transporter: MANLLYRLGRFSYQRRRLVAAIWTFVLVALGVGALTLGGSTSNTFSIPGTESQRALDALSKDLPSASGASASVVVKAPEGKTLMDPAVKAAVGATVTQVAKVPEVIAAIDPFTSKAISPDGRTGLISVQFDKAADELSKDSTEAYDNLKSLSTGDLQVVPGGQVVGGPPEIGSTEAIGVAVAAVVLVVTFGSLVAAGMTLLTALLGVLAGMAGLFIVTSFTEVSSTAPILALMLGLAVGIDYALFISSRHRSQLAAGMDEEESVARATATAGSAVTFAGATVVIALAGLSVVGVPFLTAMGLAAAATVLTAVLVALTLLPALLGFMGRKVLPRKLRKTAAAPAVEGFGFRWARFVTRFRIPIVAVGIIGLGVLAIPTQDMRLALPDGATAAAGTNQRVAYDLSAEAFGPGSNGPLVVVVKSDSAATSAALVGQVSAKAKGLADVVAVQPGPASKDGSTQLVSVIPKSGPASQETADLVKNLRDTVRPLETGGSTISITGNTAIGVDVSNKLTAALPVYLLIVIGLSFLLLLLAFRSILVPLKATLGFLLTIGATFGITVAVFQNGWGASLFGVDSPGPLVSFLPIIMMGILFGLAMDYEVFIVSRVREEFVHGKHATEATIQGVGHGARVVTAAALIMAAVFAGFILVHDPIIKTIGFGLTVGVLIDAFVVRMAIVPAVLSLLGDRAWAFPKWLDRITPKVDIEGDSLQTPKEQHLVTAD, translated from the coding sequence ATGGCCAACCTCCTGTACCGGCTCGGCCGGTTCTCCTACCAGCGGCGCCGGCTCGTCGCGGCGATCTGGACCTTCGTCCTGGTCGCGCTCGGCGTCGGCGCGCTGACGCTCGGCGGGTCGACCTCGAACACCTTCTCGATCCCCGGCACCGAGTCGCAGCGAGCCCTGGACGCACTGTCGAAGGACCTGCCGTCCGCCAGCGGGGCTTCCGCGTCGGTGGTTGTGAAGGCGCCCGAGGGCAAGACGCTGATGGACCCGGCGGTGAAGGCCGCGGTCGGCGCGACGGTGACGCAGGTCGCCAAGGTGCCGGAGGTGATCGCCGCCATCGATCCCTTCACCAGCAAGGCGATCAGCCCCGACGGCAGGACGGGTCTGATCAGCGTCCAGTTCGACAAGGCCGCCGACGAGTTGTCGAAGGACAGCACCGAGGCGTACGACAACCTGAAGTCGCTCAGTACGGGTGACCTGCAGGTGGTGCCGGGTGGGCAGGTGGTCGGCGGACCACCGGAGATCGGCTCCACCGAGGCGATCGGCGTCGCGGTCGCGGCCGTCGTACTGGTGGTGACGTTCGGCTCGCTGGTCGCGGCCGGGATGACTCTGCTGACCGCGCTGCTCGGCGTACTGGCCGGGATGGCCGGGCTGTTCATCGTCACCTCGTTCACCGAGGTCTCCTCGACCGCCCCGATCCTGGCACTGATGCTCGGACTCGCGGTCGGGATCGACTATGCGTTGTTCATCAGCTCGCGGCACCGGTCGCAGCTGGCGGCGGGGATGGACGAGGAGGAGTCGGTGGCGCGGGCGACCGCGACCGCCGGGTCGGCCGTGACGTTCGCCGGGGCGACCGTGGTGATCGCGCTGGCCGGGTTGAGCGTGGTCGGCGTTCCGTTCCTGACCGCGATGGGCCTGGCCGCGGCGGCGACCGTGCTGACCGCGGTACTGGTGGCTCTGACGCTGCTGCCGGCTCTGCTCGGCTTCATGGGCCGCAAGGTACTGCCGCGCAAGCTCCGCAAGACCGCCGCCGCTCCCGCGGTCGAGGGCTTCGGCTTCCGCTGGGCCCGGTTCGTGACCCGGTTCCGTATCCCGATCGTTGCCGTCGGCATCATTGGTCTCGGGGTCCTGGCGATCCCGACGCAGGACATGCGGCTCGCGCTGCCCGACGGCGCGACGGCCGCGGCCGGTACCAACCAGCGCGTCGCCTACGACCTGTCCGCGGAGGCCTTCGGTCCTGGCTCCAACGGGCCGCTGGTGGTGGTGGTGAAGAGCGACAGCGCCGCGACCTCGGCCGCGCTGGTCGGGCAGGTCAGCGCCAAGGCCAAGGGGCTCGCGGACGTGGTCGCCGTTCAGCCCGGCCCGGCGAGCAAGGACGGCTCGACCCAGCTGGTCAGCGTGATCCCGAAGAGCGGGCCGGCCTCCCAGGAGACCGCCGACCTGGTGAAGAACCTGCGCGACACCGTCCGGCCGCTGGAGACCGGTGGCAGCACGATCTCGATCACCGGTAACACCGCCATCGGCGTCGACGTGTCGAACAAGCTGACCGCCGCGCTGCCGGTCTACCTGCTGATCGTGATCGGGCTGTCGTTCCTGCTGTTGCTGCTGGCGTTCCGGTCGATCCTGGTTCCGCTGAAGGCGACGCTGGGCTTCCTGCTGACCATCGGCGCCACCTTCGGCATCACCGTCGCGGTCTTCCAGAACGGCTGGGGCGCGTCGCTGTTCGGCGTCGACTCCCCCGGACCGCTGGTCAGCTTCCTGCCGATCATCATGATGGGCATCCTGTTCGGGCTGGCGATGGACTACGAGGTGTTCATCGTCTCCCGGGTCCGGGAGGAGTTCGTGCACGGCAAGCACGCGACCGAGGCGACCATCCAGGGCGTCGGTCACGGCGCCCGGGTGGTGACGGCGGCCGCGCTGATCATGGCCGCGGTGTTCGCCGGCTTCATCCTGGTGCACGACCCGATCATCAAGACGATCGGCTTCGGGCTGACCGTCGGCGTGCTGATCGACGCCTTCGTGGTCCGGATGGCGATCGTGCCGGCGGTGCTGTCACTGCTCGGTGACCGCGCCTGGGCCTTCCCGAAGTGGCTGGACCGGATCACCCCGAAGGTCGACATCGAGGGCGACTCGCTGCAGACCCCGAAGGAGCAGCACCTGGTCACCGCCGACTGA
- a CDS encoding malate dehydrogenase: MSKSPVKVAVTGAAGQIGYSLLFRIASGALLGPDTPVELRLLEITPALKALEGVVMELDDSAFPTLASVEIGDDPNVIFDGANVALLVGARPRTKGMERGDLLEANGAIFTVQGKALNEHAADDIRITVTGNPANTNALIARSNAPDIPAERFSALTRLDHNRALAQLARKTGTHVTDLKKLTIWGNHSATQYPDIFHAEVAGKNAAEVVNDQTWLENDFIPTVQKRGAAIIEARGASSAASAAAATVDHARDWLRGSAEGDWLSMAVVSDGSYDVPEGLISSFPVTTKDGDYEIVQGLEINEFSRARIDASTKELGEERDAVQALGLLG; encoded by the coding sequence GTGAGCAAATCACCCGTCAAGGTGGCCGTTACCGGTGCTGCCGGTCAGATCGGATACAGCCTGCTGTTCCGGATCGCGAGCGGCGCGCTGCTCGGGCCGGACACGCCGGTCGAGCTGCGGCTGCTGGAGATCACCCCGGCGCTGAAGGCGCTCGAGGGGGTCGTGATGGAGCTCGACGACAGCGCCTTCCCGACGCTCGCCTCGGTCGAGATCGGCGACGACCCGAACGTGATCTTCGACGGCGCCAACGTCGCGCTGCTGGTGGGCGCGCGGCCGCGGACCAAGGGGATGGAGCGCGGCGACCTGCTCGAGGCCAACGGCGCGATCTTCACCGTCCAGGGCAAGGCGCTGAACGAGCACGCCGCCGACGACATCCGGATCACCGTGACCGGCAACCCGGCCAACACCAACGCGCTGATCGCCCGCAGCAACGCGCCGGACATCCCGGCCGAGCGCTTCTCCGCGCTGACCCGGCTGGACCACAACCGGGCGCTGGCGCAGCTGGCCCGGAAGACCGGCACGCACGTCACCGACCTGAAGAAGCTGACCATCTGGGGCAACCACAGCGCCACCCAGTACCCGGACATCTTCCACGCGGAGGTGGCCGGGAAGAACGCCGCCGAGGTCGTCAACGACCAGACCTGGCTGGAGAACGACTTCATCCCGACCGTGCAGAAGCGCGGCGCGGCGATCATCGAGGCCCGCGGCGCCTCCTCGGCCGCCTCGGCCGCGGCGGCCACCGTCGACCACGCGCGCGACTGGCTGCGCGGCTCGGCCGAGGGCGACTGGCTCTCGATGGCGGTCGTCTCCGACGGCTCGTACGACGTCCCGGAGGGCCTGATCTCGTCCTTCCCGGTGACCACCAAGGACGGCGACTACGAGATCGTCCAGGGCCTCGAGATCAACGAGTTCTCCCGCGCCCGGATCGACGCCAGCACCAAGGAGCTCGGCGAGGAGCGCGACGCCGTCCAGGCCCTCGGCCTGCTCGGCTGA
- a CDS encoding ABC transporter ATP-binding protein, with amino-acid sequence MKTPEPLAVRGLTKKFGGQRAVDDVSFTVPTGSIVGLLGPNGSGKSTTLHCITGFHRVTAGEVLINGLPHDTPAAKNEFGFFPDDLPVPESLTADETLALHRRLRPLFDLEFAEALTETVGLLAHRKKFVGDYSHGMRRKLQLVLALAHHPRLLILDEPLRGLDPEAGALMSSVIAQFAGSGGAVLIATHDLYAAERTCDEVCILSDGKLAASGRPADIVTRTGTADLADAFVAVTGLTTSVAAAEAAVAELLRTHRAGQEARPATHLQG; translated from the coding sequence ATGAAAACGCCCGAGCCGTTGGCGGTCCGTGGATTGACGAAGAAGTTCGGCGGGCAGCGCGCGGTAGACGATGTCTCGTTCACCGTGCCGACCGGATCGATCGTCGGCCTGCTGGGCCCCAACGGCTCGGGTAAGTCCACCACCCTGCACTGCATCACCGGCTTCCACCGGGTGACGGCTGGTGAGGTGCTGATCAACGGCCTTCCGCACGACACCCCGGCCGCCAAGAACGAGTTCGGCTTCTTCCCCGACGATCTTCCGGTGCCGGAGTCGCTGACCGCGGACGAGACGCTGGCCCTGCACCGCCGGCTTCGGCCGCTGTTCGATCTCGAGTTCGCCGAGGCGCTGACCGAGACAGTCGGATTGCTGGCACACCGCAAGAAGTTCGTCGGTGACTACTCGCACGGCATGCGCCGCAAGCTGCAACTCGTACTGGCGCTGGCGCACCATCCGCGTTTGCTGATCCTGGACGAACCGCTGCGCGGCCTCGACCCGGAGGCCGGGGCCTTGATGAGTTCGGTGATCGCGCAGTTCGCGGGATCCGGCGGCGCCGTCCTGATTGCCACCCACGACCTGTACGCGGCCGAGCGGACCTGCGACGAGGTCTGCATCCTGTCCGACGGCAAGCTCGCCGCGAGCGGCCGACCGGCCGACATCGTGACCCGGACCGGAACCGCCGACCTCGCGGACGCCTTCGTAGCGGTGACCGGCCTGACCACCAGCGTCGCGGCCGCCGAGGCTGCGGTCGCCGAACTTCTCCGCACCCACCGAGCGGGCCAAGAGGCCCGGCCCGCCACTCACCTCCAGGGATAA
- a CDS encoding glycoside hydrolase family 18 protein: MSVKRRSLALLVAATVVVPLGLTAAPAEAHSQKRVVGYYTQWSGYDRNFLVSDLVKNGTAAKLTHLNYAFGFLDDKGLCISSDPWADYQRPFTAEQSVNGKADVAGQPLSGNLNQLKQLKQKYPKLRISISLGGWTGSKYFSDAALPANRAASVKSCLDLWIKGNLPGAPAGAAKGVFDGIDLDWEWPASEGNPGNVIRPEDRENFTGLVHEYRKQLDRSSWPFRGRYNLTAFLPADPVQIDRGFEVKKVFKDLTFVTTQGYDYHGAWDPVTNQQSAIDGPKGDPSAAEFSSQVTIDHYLKRGAPKNKLVMGVPFYSRGWTGVTNANNGLFQPATGPAPATYEAGYEDYRILKAKASTFTVHRDAKAGHAWLFDGTTFWTWDDPIEMKRKAQYISKRNLGGAMIWSLDGDTSNGELITALHRNLR; this comes from the coding sequence ATGTCGGTGAAACGTCGGAGTCTCGCGCTGCTGGTCGCAGCCACGGTCGTCGTCCCGCTGGGACTGACCGCTGCGCCCGCCGAGGCCCACAGTCAGAAGCGTGTTGTCGGTTACTACACCCAGTGGAGCGGCTACGACCGCAACTTCCTGGTCAGTGACCTGGTCAAGAACGGAACGGCCGCCAAACTCACCCACCTGAACTACGCGTTCGGCTTCCTGGACGACAAGGGCCTCTGCATCAGCAGCGACCCGTGGGCCGACTACCAGCGGCCGTTCACCGCCGAGCAGAGCGTCAACGGCAAGGCCGACGTCGCCGGTCAGCCGCTGTCCGGCAACCTGAACCAGCTCAAGCAGCTGAAGCAGAAGTACCCGAAGCTGCGGATCAGCATCTCGCTCGGCGGCTGGACCGGCTCGAAGTACTTCTCCGACGCGGCGCTCCCGGCGAACCGCGCCGCGAGCGTCAAGTCCTGCCTCGACCTGTGGATCAAGGGCAACCTGCCGGGTGCACCGGCCGGCGCGGCCAAGGGTGTCTTCGACGGCATCGACCTGGACTGGGAGTGGCCGGCCAGCGAGGGCAACCCGGGCAACGTGATCCGCCCGGAGGACCGGGAGAACTTCACCGGTCTGGTGCACGAGTACCGCAAGCAGCTGGACCGCTCGTCCTGGCCGTTCCGCGGCCGCTACAACCTGACCGCGTTCCTGCCGGCCGACCCGGTCCAGATCGACCGCGGCTTCGAGGTGAAGAAGGTCTTCAAGGACCTGACCTTCGTCACCACCCAGGGCTACGACTACCACGGCGCGTGGGACCCGGTGACGAACCAGCAGTCCGCGATCGACGGCCCGAAGGGTGACCCGTCGGCCGCCGAGTTCAGCTCACAGGTGACGATCGACCACTACCTGAAGCGCGGCGCCCCGAAGAACAAGCTGGTGATGGGCGTTCCGTTCTACAGCCGCGGCTGGACCGGAGTGACGAACGCGAACAACGGGCTGTTCCAGCCCGCCACCGGTCCGGCGCCGGCGACGTACGAGGCCGGCTACGAGGACTACCGGATCCTGAAGGCCAAGGCGAGCACCTTCACCGTGCACCGCGACGCCAAGGCCGGCCACGCCTGGCTGTTCGACGGCACCACCTTCTGGACCTGGGACGACCCGATCGAGATGAAGCGCAAGGCGCAGTACATCTCGAAGCGCAACCTCGGGGGCGCGATGATCTGGTCGCTGGACGGCGACACCTCCAACGGCGAGCTGATCACCGCCCTGCACCGCAACCTGCGGTAA
- a CDS encoding bifunctional methylenetetrahydrofolate dehydrogenase/methenyltetrahydrofolate cyclohydrolase, with protein sequence MTAEILDGKATAAAIKSELAVRVAKLAEQGVVPGLGTILVGDDPGSRAYVAGKHRDCAAVGISSIQVELPATATQDQIAAKVRELNENPDCTGFIVQLPLPKHVDTNEILGLIDPDKDADGLHPMSLGKLVLGQDGPLPCTPKGCVEILRRYDVPIAGAHVVVVGRGVTAGRPMGLLFTRRSENATVTQCHTGTKDLAAVVRTGDIVIAAAGSAGLITADMVKPGAVLLDVGTSRNAEGKIVGDVEDAAREVAAWIAPMPGGIGPMTRAMLLTNVVEAAEAALSVATD encoded by the coding sequence GTGACGGCGGAGATTCTGGACGGAAAAGCGACCGCGGCGGCGATCAAGAGCGAGCTGGCGGTCCGGGTGGCAAAGCTCGCCGAGCAGGGCGTCGTGCCCGGGCTCGGCACGATCCTGGTCGGCGACGACCCGGGCAGCCGGGCCTACGTGGCCGGCAAGCACCGCGACTGCGCGGCGGTCGGGATCTCCTCGATCCAGGTCGAGCTGCCCGCCACCGCGACGCAGGACCAGATCGCGGCCAAGGTCCGCGAGCTCAACGAGAACCCGGACTGCACCGGCTTCATCGTCCAGCTGCCGCTGCCCAAGCACGTCGACACCAACGAGATCCTCGGTCTGATCGACCCGGACAAGGACGCCGACGGACTGCACCCGATGAGCCTCGGCAAGCTCGTGCTCGGTCAGGACGGTCCGTTGCCGTGCACGCCCAAGGGCTGCGTCGAGATCCTCCGCCGGTACGACGTACCGATCGCCGGCGCTCACGTGGTCGTCGTCGGCCGCGGTGTCACGGCGGGCCGCCCGATGGGTCTGCTGTTCACCCGGCGCTCGGAGAACGCGACCGTCACCCAGTGCCACACCGGCACCAAGGACCTGGCCGCCGTCGTCCGGACCGGCGACATCGTGATCGCCGCGGCCGGCTCGGCCGGGCTGATCACGGCCGACATGGTCAAGCCGGGCGCCGTCCTGCTCGACGTGGGCACCAGCCGCAACGCCGAGGGCAAGATCGTCGGCGACGTTGAGGACGCGGCCCGCGAAGTCGCGGCCTGGATCGCCCCGATGCCCGGCGGCATCGGCCCGATGACCCGCGCGATGCTGCTCACCAACGTCGTCGAGGCGGCCGAGGCTGCCCTGTCGGTCGCGACCGACTGA
- a CDS encoding pirin family protein — protein sequence MPAVTVSDITVLPRVHQPDPAVARERAVRSVTTAPTGYEGEGFPVRRAFAGVDMKDLDPFIHMDQMGEVEYAPGEPKGTPWHPHRGFETVTYMLDGIMEHQDSQGGGGVISNGDTQWMTAGSGLLHIETPPEHLVLSGGLFHGVQLWVNLPRAQKWAAPKYQDIRGGDSALLSTADGGALIRVIAGSVDGHEGPGSTNTPIALVHATVSPGAELVLPWQPDYNALVYVLAGQGTVGADRRPIRKGQLAVFGPGDTIRTSAALTQPSAEPNLDVIVLGGRPIREPIAMAGPFVMNTREEVVQAFEDFQAGKLGTIPAVHGLGTDLHESN from the coding sequence ATGCCCGCCGTCACCGTCAGCGACATCACCGTTCTGCCGCGCGTCCACCAGCCCGACCCGGCCGTCGCCCGGGAGCGGGCAGTGCGCTCGGTGACCACGGCACCGACCGGCTACGAGGGCGAAGGCTTCCCGGTCCGCCGGGCGTTCGCCGGCGTGGACATGAAGGACCTCGACCCGTTCATCCACATGGACCAGATGGGCGAGGTCGAGTACGCGCCGGGCGAGCCCAAGGGCACTCCGTGGCACCCGCACCGCGGCTTCGAGACCGTCACCTACATGCTCGACGGGATCATGGAGCACCAGGACTCCCAGGGTGGTGGCGGTGTCATCTCCAACGGCGACACCCAGTGGATGACCGCCGGCAGCGGCCTGCTGCACATCGAGACGCCGCCGGAGCACCTGGTGCTGAGCGGCGGGCTCTTCCACGGCGTACAGCTGTGGGTGAACCTGCCCAGGGCGCAGAAGTGGGCGGCACCGAAGTACCAGGACATCCGTGGCGGTGACTCGGCACTGCTGTCGACCGCCGACGGCGGCGCGCTGATCCGGGTGATCGCGGGCTCTGTCGACGGGCACGAAGGTCCCGGTTCGACGAACACCCCGATCGCCCTGGTGCACGCCACCGTCAGCCCCGGCGCCGAACTGGTGCTGCCGTGGCAGCCGGACTACAACGCGCTCGTCTACGTGCTCGCCGGCCAGGGCACCGTCGGCGCCGACCGCCGCCCGATCCGCAAGGGCCAGCTCGCCGTGTTCGGCCCGGGCGACACCATCCGTACGTCGGCCGCGCTCACCCAGCCGTCGGCCGAGCCGAACCTCGACGTCATCGTCCTCGGCGGCCGCCCGATCCGGGAGCCGATCGCGATGGCCGGCCCCTTCGTGATGAACACCCGCGAGGAGGTCGTGCAGGCCTTCGAGGACTTCCAGGCCGGCAAGCTCGGCACCATCCCCGCCGTCCACGGCCTCGGCACGGACCTGCACGAGTCCAACTGA
- a CDS encoding glycosyltransferase family 4 protein codes for MMVANGIENDSRVLKEAIAIARTGVRVTLLGVAPNGVLSLNCLDGSTVMARLPGAFPLREDRARRRARRRARRLPLLGQQTRAEVLARSAWIAARQADLKAESGQALAARQAKRSGPVRYRLGVLDRGVRQRMLRLAGTRIRLHSRFAGNQHTWFAKTWAWYDARVARTQRLSRWRSVVPEAYDYEQIFGQVLDELAPDVLHAHDMHLVGVAARAAGRAKLRGRDLKVVYDAHEYVAGLSRYDARTPRFISAWAGHEREYIGAAERVITVSPAIARTLHQRYKLDREPTVIFNTPSRSETAVEVPDLRSRTGLAAEVPLIVYSGGVTRARGVETAVQALPMLPDVHLAVVCVPSIDIGPVRELRKLAASLGVTERVHYLDPVGPEEVVAFLRTADIGLIPILRYPSHEMALPNKVFEYIFAGLPVITSDMPSLTEFVERTGIGEAFAVEDPADLADKVRKVLADPAPYREQASRPEFQLEVSWEGQAAELRKLYGELLGRELELVERPPVQPRVLIGPMNTAGRATSWARAIESHRPEFQAESFQVQWRAVAESAPLSADRTATEAEYGTKTGWRVELGDYLAGHVSHVLFESGRAILGAGSTDGFTRDLRFLDSAGIKHAVVIHGPELDGPGWPVTRELLKDYQGQLFVTDPALLDEVEGSRLLPVIESPGDERRAVEALSSFLDRT; via the coding sequence ATGATGGTCGCCAATGGCATCGAGAACGACAGCAGAGTGCTGAAAGAAGCCATCGCGATCGCCCGCACCGGCGTACGGGTGACGCTGCTCGGGGTGGCTCCGAACGGCGTCCTGTCCCTCAACTGCCTGGACGGCAGCACGGTGATGGCGAGACTGCCCGGCGCGTTCCCGCTCCGGGAAGACCGGGCCCGCCGCCGCGCTCGCCGCCGGGCCCGCCGACTGCCGCTGCTCGGTCAGCAGACCAGGGCCGAAGTGCTGGCCCGCAGTGCCTGGATCGCCGCCCGCCAGGCCGACCTGAAGGCCGAATCCGGGCAGGCGCTGGCCGCCCGGCAGGCCAAGAGGTCGGGCCCGGTCCGGTACCGGTTGGGCGTCCTCGACCGTGGCGTCAGGCAGCGGATGCTGCGACTGGCCGGCACCCGGATACGGCTGCACAGCCGTTTCGCCGGAAATCAGCACACCTGGTTCGCCAAGACCTGGGCCTGGTACGACGCCCGCGTGGCCCGGACCCAGCGGCTGTCGCGGTGGCGGTCGGTGGTCCCCGAGGCCTACGACTACGAGCAGATCTTCGGTCAGGTCCTCGACGAACTGGCCCCCGACGTCCTGCACGCCCACGACATGCATCTGGTCGGGGTGGCGGCCCGCGCGGCCGGCCGCGCCAAGCTCCGCGGCCGCGACCTGAAGGTCGTCTACGACGCCCACGAGTACGTCGCCGGTCTCTCCCGGTACGACGCCCGCACGCCGCGCTTCATCTCGGCCTGGGCGGGGCACGAGCGGGAGTACATCGGTGCCGCCGAGCGGGTGATCACGGTCAGCCCGGCGATCGCCCGCACGCTGCACCAGCGGTACAAACTGGACCGCGAACCGACGGTCATCTTCAACACGCCGAGCCGGTCGGAGACCGCGGTCGAGGTGCCGGACCTGCGGAGCCGGACCGGCCTGGCCGCGGAGGTGCCGCTGATCGTCTACAGCGGCGGCGTCACCAGGGCCCGCGGCGTCGAGACCGCGGTACAGGCGCTGCCGATGCTGCCGGACGTGCACCTCGCGGTGGTCTGCGTCCCGTCGATCGACATCGGGCCGGTCCGCGAACTGCGCAAGCTGGCGGCCTCCCTCGGCGTCACCGAGCGGGTGCACTACCTCGACCCGGTCGGACCGGAGGAGGTGGTCGCGTTCCTGCGGACCGCGGACATCGGCCTGATCCCGATCCTGCGCTACCCGAGCCACGAGATGGCGCTGCCCAACAAGGTCTTCGAGTACATCTTCGCCGGGCTGCCGGTGATCACCAGCGACATGCCCAGCCTGACCGAGTTCGTCGAGCGGACCGGGATCGGCGAGGCCTTCGCGGTGGAGGACCCGGCCGACCTGGCCGACAAGGTCCGCAAGGTCCTGGCCGACCCGGCGCCGTACCGCGAACAGGCGAGCCGGCCGGAGTTCCAGCTGGAGGTGTCGTGGGAAGGCCAGGCCGCCGAACTGCGCAAGCTGTACGGCGAGCTGCTGGGCCGGGAACTGGAGCTCGTCGAGCGGCCGCCGGTCCAGCCACGGGTGCTGATCGGCCCGATGAACACCGCGGGCCGGGCGACGAGCTGGGCGCGCGCGATCGAGAGTCACCGGCCCGAGTTCCAGGCCGAGTCGTTCCAGGTCCAGTGGCGCGCCGTGGCCGAGTCGGCCCCGCTCTCGGCGGATCGCACGGCCACCGAGGCGGAGTACGGGACGAAGACCGGCTGGCGGGTGGAGCTGGGTGACTATCTGGCCGGCCACGTCAGCCATGTGCTGTTCGAGTCCGGCCGGGCGATCCTCGGGGCGGGTTCGACCGACGGGTTCACCAGGGACCTGAGGTTCCTGGACTCGGCCGGGATCAAGCATGCGGTCGTGATCCACGGCCCGGAACTCGACGGACCGGGCTGGCCGGTGACGCGGGAACTGCTGAAGGACTACCAGGGTCAGTTGTTCGTGACCGATCCCGCTCTGCTCGACGAGGTCGAGGGCAGCCGGTTGCTGCCGGTGATCGAGAGCCCCGGCGACGAGCGGCGCGCCGTCGAGGCGCTGTCGTCCTTCCTTGACCGGACCTGA
- a CDS encoding TetR/AcrR family transcriptional regulator codes for MATTAVRDRTRREIVQQAMALFQANGYAATSLQDIATAAGCSKATVLYHFNGKAAVLAAVLEPSHAALVSLLDEVGRLPAAEAQQLAIKRFVEVAVQFRGVISVLQDVLPKIEEMPEFTELISKGIQLTVIMAGGPDDQLEIDLAQFAVNGLLGECRHPGERTDAELQALCDTALRRLLRPPTAPRSTSSTSSLPAHTSETDAL; via the coding sequence ATGGCAACCACAGCGGTCCGGGACCGCACCCGGCGCGAGATCGTCCAGCAGGCGATGGCGTTGTTCCAGGCCAACGGCTACGCGGCGACCTCACTGCAGGACATCGCCACCGCGGCCGGCTGCTCCAAGGCGACCGTGCTCTACCACTTCAACGGCAAGGCCGCGGTCCTCGCGGCGGTGCTGGAGCCGTCGCACGCCGCGCTGGTGAGCCTGCTCGACGAGGTCGGCCGGCTGCCCGCCGCCGAGGCCCAGCAACTGGCGATCAAGCGGTTCGTCGAGGTCGCCGTCCAGTTCCGCGGAGTGATCAGCGTCCTGCAGGACGTGCTGCCGAAGATCGAGGAGATGCCCGAGTTCACCGAACTGATCAGCAAAGGCATCCAGCTCACCGTGATCATGGCCGGCGGCCCCGACGACCAGCTCGAGATCGACCTCGCCCAGTTCGCCGTCAACGGCCTGCTCGGCGAGTGCCGGCATCCGGGCGAGCGCACCGACGCGGAACTCCAGGCGCTGTGCGACACGGCTCTGCGGCGCCTGCTCCGCCCACCGACAGCCCCTCGCAGTACCAGTAGTACGTCTTCCCTGCCAGCCCACACCAGTGAAACGGACGCTCTCTGA
- a CDS encoding DUF3017 domain-containing protein — translation MAGEAERRSEWPLALSGLVAVAGLITLTFHDWRNGILIFAGGVLLAALLRVSLSDNAAGLLRVRGRMFDIVLLAGVGAAVALLGLIIPN, via the coding sequence ATGGCCGGCGAGGCCGAGCGGCGCAGCGAGTGGCCGCTGGCACTGTCCGGACTGGTCGCGGTCGCCGGGCTGATCACCCTCACCTTCCACGACTGGCGCAACGGCATCCTGATCTTCGCCGGCGGCGTCCTGCTCGCGGCCCTGCTGCGGGTCAGCCTCAGTGACAACGCGGCCGGCCTGCTCCGGGTCCGCGGCCGGATGTTCGACATCGTCCTGCTCGCCGGCGTCGGCGCCGCGGTCGCGCTGCTCGGCCTGATCATCCCCAACTAG